Proteins from one Nilaparvata lugens isolate BPH chromosome 10, ASM1435652v1, whole genome shotgun sequence genomic window:
- the LOC111064544 gene encoding dual specificity protein kinase splA isoform X7 codes for MLTPFTSYLSSSRKDPPQQEDMDEKLQRLCLVHLVKLTDRQIRKWKRSKSQVPCLKVQIPMHRLKWRINRRIQKKLEELFGYDDEFPFSTLVPEPVNNNTKINSNDNNKNTLADELVFETVNNNTQINSNDNNKNTLADELVFETVNNNTQINSNENNKNTLADELVFETVNNNTQINSNENNKNTLADELVLENLHETPTLHHDEAQWKPSQQPKQLETNETIDFDLNDTAMVDKLFPSYPRFPRISIPADTVMLFDEELIRKSTIGIAEDREQSIVKTAECLDRTSDHGSIKTEVDDDDDVVFVGEKTIQPTPTEKSVIRVRSPNFLGIDSCGRMDNALQQNNDCSSEDDPGKISRNKSTSNQWYEVKIRLKLPETTEETPNVEIEHTTSTLAFPVSATNINILDNPPTYNYSAAQYSGGRTNNKQPNQQSLNQHNPFSMDEDANKWSQLPPGLTRQEFNVWATQPFSEASPAISVNQQKPSTDFSNSQQLLRPTYSGTPPATPINQQRPSADFSNSQQLSRPTYSGAPPAISLNQQRPPADFSNSQQLSRPTYSGSPPEISVNQQRPSTDFSNSQQLSRPTYSGAPLEIPVDQQRPSTDFSNSQPLLRPTYSGTLPATPINQQRPLTDFSNSQQLSRPTYSTAPPAIPVNQQRPSTDISNRQQLSRPTYSGAPPAIPLNQQRPPADFSNSKPLSRPTYSGAPPAIQMNQQRPLTDFSNSQPLSRPTNSGAPPEIPVNQQTPSTDFSNSQPLLRPTYSGTLPATPINQQTPSTDFSNSQPLLRPTYSGTLPATPINQQRPPADFSNSQQLSRPTYSGAPPAIQLNQQRPLTDFSNSQQLSRPTYSTAPPAIPVNQQRPSTDISNRQQLSRPTYSRAPPAIPVNQQRPSTVISNSQQLSRPTYSGAPPAIPVNQQRPSTDISNRQQLSRPTYSGAPPAIPVNQQMPLTDFSNIQQLSRPTYSEAPPEIPVNQQRPLTIFSNCQQLSRPTYIGAPPEIPVNQQRHSAGISNCQQLSRPTYSGAQPAIPVNLQRSSSDISNCQPFSNPTHSGAPPPILPAENVENFLGGIQVQSKLPDLSEDPNLSELLDSMLEINPVSNMSITNNYWYGGYPHNNNT; via the exons ATGTTAACTCCTTTTACATCATACTTAT CATCATCCAGGAAGGATCCACCGCAACAAGAAGATATGGATGAAAAGTTGCAGAGGCTCTGTCTAGTCCATTTGGTCAAACTTACCGACCGTCAAATAAGAAAGTG GAAAAGATCCAAAAGTCAAGTGCCATGTTTGAAAGTACAGATACCAATGCATAGATTAAAATGGAGAATAAACAGAAGAATTCagaaaaaacttgaagaattgtTTGGATATGATGATGAATTCCCATTTTCAACACTTGTGCCAGAACCTGTTAAcaacaatacaaaaataaattcaaatgacAACAACAAAAATACTCTTGCTGATGAACTTGTCTTTGAAACTGTTAACAACAATACACAGATAAATTCAAATGACAACAACAAAAATACTCTTGCTGATGAACTTGTCTTTGAAACTGTTAACAacaatacacaaataaattcaaatgagAACAACAAAAATACTCTTGCTGATGAACTTGTCTTTGAAACTGTTAACAacaatacacaaataaattcaaatgagAACAACAAAAATACTCTTGCTGATGAACTTGTCCTTGAAAATCTACATGAGACCCCCACACTGCATCATGATGAGGCTCAATGGAAACCCTCACAACAACCAAAACaacttgaaacaaatgaaactaTTGATTTTGATCTCAATGACACAGCTATGGTTGATAAACTTTTCCCGAGTTACCCACGATTTCCTCGTATCTCAATCCCTGCAGATACTGTAATGCTCTTTGATGAGGAATTGATCAGAAAATCAACAATTGGTATTGCAGAAGACAGAGAACAAAGTATTGTGAAGACAGCAGAATGTTTGGACAGGACAAGTGATCATGGCTCTATAAAAACTGaagtagatgatgatgatgatgtagtGTTTGTCGGGGAGAAGACAATTCAGCCCACACCAACTGAAAAATCTGTAATCCGTGTCAGGTCACCAAATTTCTTGGGGATTGACTCCTGTGGTCGCATGGACAATGCTTTACAACAAAATAATGATTGTTCCAGCGAAGATGATCCAGGTAAAATTTCTAGAAATAAGAGTACCAGTAATCAATGGTATGAAGTGAAGATTCGGCTGAAACTTCCAGAAACAACTGAGGAAACTCCAAATGTTGAGATTGAGCATACAACTTCAACGTTAGCATTCCCAGTGTCTGCAACTAATATAAATATTCTTGATAACCCTCCAACTTACAACTACTCAGCTGCACAATACTCCGGTGGTAGAACAAACAACAAACAGCCAAATCAACAATCACTCAACCAGCATAATCCGTTCAGTATGGATGAAGATGCCAACAAATGGTCACAATTGCCACCAGGCCTAACAAGACAAGAATTCAATGTTTGGGCTACTCAACCATTCAGTGAGGCATCACCAGCTATATCAGTAAATCAACAAAAACCTTCAACGGATTTCAGCAATAGTCAGCAGCTATTGAGGCCCACATACAGTGGGACACCACCAGCAACTCCAATAAATCAGCAAAGGCCGTCAGCAGATTTCAGCAATAGTCAGCAGTTATCAAGGCCCACATACAGTGGGGCACCACCAGCAATATCATTAAATCAGCAAAGGCCCCCAGCAGATTTCAGCAATAGTCAGCAGCTGTCAAGGCCCACTTACAGTGGGTCACCACCTGAAATATCAGTAAATCAACAAAGGCCTTCAACAGATTTCAGCAATAGTCAGCAGCTATCAAGGCCCACATACAGTGGGGCACCACTAGAAATACCAGTAGATCAACAAAGGCCTTCAACAGATTTTAGCAATAGTCAGCCATTATTAAGGCCCACATACAGCGGAACACTACCAGCAACTCCAATAAATCAGCAAAGGCCTTTAACAGATTTCAGCAATAGTCAGCAGCTATCAAGGCCCACATACAGTACGGCACCACCAGCAATACCAGTGAATCAACAAAGGCCTTCAACAGATATCAGCAATAGGCAGCAGTTATCAAGGCCTACATACAGTGGGGCACCACCAGCAATACCATTAAATCAGCAAAGGCCTCCAGCAGATTTCAGCAATAGTAAGCCATTATCAAGGCCTACATACAGTGGGGCCCCACCAGCAATACAAATGAATCAGCAAAGGCCTTTAACAGATTTCAGCAATAGTCAGCCATTATCAAGGCCCACAAACAGTGGAGCACCACCAGAAATACCAGTAAATCAACAAACGCCTTCAACAGATTTTAGCAATAGTCAGCCATTATTAAGGCCCACATACAGTGGAACACTACCAGCAACTCCAATAAATCAACAAACGCCTTCAACAGATTTTAGCAATAGTCAGCCATTATTAAGGCCCACATACAGTGGAACACTACCAGCAACTCCAATAAATCAGCAAAGGCCTCCAGCAGATTTCAGCAATAGTCAGCAGTTATCAAGGCCTACATACAGTGGTGCCCCACCAGCAATACAATTGAATCAGCAAAGGCCTTTAACAGATTTCAGCAATAGTCAGCAGCTATCAAGGCCCACATACAGTACGGCACCACCAGCAATACCAGTAAATCAACAAAGGCCTTCAACAGATATCAGCAATAGGCAGCAGTTATCAAGGCCTACATACAGTAGGGCACCACCAGCAATACCAGTAAATCAACAAAGGCCTTCAACAGTTATCAGCAATAGTCAGCAGCTATCAAGGCCCACATACAGTGGGGCACCACCAGCAATACCAGTAAATCAACAAAGGCCTTCAACAGATATCAGCAATAGGCAGCAGTTATCAAGGCCTACATATAGTGGGGCCCCACCAGCAATACCAGTAAATCAGCAAATGCCTTTAACAGATTTCAGCAATATTCAGCAGTTATCAAGGCCCACATACAGTGAAGCACCACCAGAAATACCAGTAAATCAGCAAAGGCCTTTAACAATTTTCAGCAATTGTCAGCAGTTATCAAGACCCACATACATTGGGGCACCACCAGAAATACCAGTAAATCAGCAAAGGCATTCAGCAGGTATCAGCAATTGTCAGCAGTTATCAAGGCCCACATACAGTGGGGCACAACCAGCAATACCAGTAAATTTGCAAAGGTCTTCATCAGATATCAGCAATTGTCAGCCGTTTTCAAATCCCACACACAGTGGGGCACCACCACCAATACTGCCAGCTGAGAATGTTGAGAATTTTCTGGGAGGAATTCAGGTGCAATCTAAACTACCAGACCTTTCTGAGGACCCAAACCTATCAGAATTACTCGATTCAATGCTTGAAATCAATCCAGTATCAAATATG AGTATAACCAACAACTATTGGTATGGCGGATATCCACACAACAATAATACATGA
- the LOC111064544 gene encoding dual specificity protein kinase splA isoform X5, whose translation MLTPFTSYLSSSRKDPPQQEDMDEKLQRLCLVHLVKLTDRQIRKWKRSKSQVPCLKVQIPMHRLKWRINRRIQKKLEELFGYDDEFPFSTLVPEPVNNNTKINSNDNNKNTLADELVFETVNNNTQINSNDNNKNTLADELVFETVNNNTQINSNENNKNTLADELVFETVNNNTQINSNENNKNTLADELVLENLHETPTLHHDEAQWKPSQQPKQLETNETIDFDLNDTAMVDKLFPSYPRFPRISIPADTVMLFDEELIRKSTIGIAEDREQSIVKTAECLDRTSDHGSIKTEVDDDDDVVFVGEKTIQPTPTEKSVIRVRSPNFLGIDSCGRMDNALQQNNDCSSEDDPGKISRNKSTSNQWYEVKIRLKLPETTEETPNVEIEHTTSTLAFPVSATNINILDNPPTYNYSAAQYSGGRTNNKQPNQQSLNQHNPFSMDEDANKWSQLPPGLTRQEFNVWATQPFSEASPAISVNQQKPSTDFSNSQQLLRPTYSGTPPATPINQQRPSADFSNSQQLSRPTYSGAPPAISLNQQRPPADFSNSQQLSRPTYSGSPPEISVNQQRPSTDFSNSQQLSRPTYSGAPLEIPVDQQRPSTDFSNSQPLLRPTYSGTLPATPINQQRPLTDFSNSQQLSRPTYSTAPPAIPVNQQRPSTDISNRQQLSRPTYSGAPPAIPLNQQRPPADFSNSKPLSRPTYSGAPPAIQMNQQRPLTDFSNSQPLSRPTNSGAPPEIPVNQQTPSTDFSNSQPLLRPTYSGTLPATPINQQTPSTDFSNSQPLLRPTYSGTLPATPINQQRPPADFSNSQQLSRPTYSGAPPAIQLNQQRPLTDFSNSQQLSRPTYSTAPPAIPVNQQRPSTDISNRQQLSRPTYSRAPPAIPVNQQRPSTVISNSQQLSRPTYSGAPPAIPVNQQRPSTDISNRQQLSRPTYSGAPPAIPVNQQMPLTDFSNIQQLSRPTYSEAPPEIPVNQQRPLTIFSNCQQLSRPTYIGAPPEIPVNQQRHSAGISNCQQLSRPTYSGAQPAIPVNLQRSSSDISNCQPFSNPTHSGAPPPILPAENVENFLGGIQVQSKLPDLSEDPNLSELLDSMLEINPVSNMIYSNHGEHLPTRGIRGASRRARGSRGARSARGTRGARGTRGVRGTRGARGTRGASIATFA comes from the exons ATGTTAACTCCTTTTACATCATACTTAT CATCATCCAGGAAGGATCCACCGCAACAAGAAGATATGGATGAAAAGTTGCAGAGGCTCTGTCTAGTCCATTTGGTCAAACTTACCGACCGTCAAATAAGAAAGTG GAAAAGATCCAAAAGTCAAGTGCCATGTTTGAAAGTACAGATACCAATGCATAGATTAAAATGGAGAATAAACAGAAGAATTCagaaaaaacttgaagaattgtTTGGATATGATGATGAATTCCCATTTTCAACACTTGTGCCAGAACCTGTTAAcaacaatacaaaaataaattcaaatgacAACAACAAAAATACTCTTGCTGATGAACTTGTCTTTGAAACTGTTAACAACAATACACAGATAAATTCAAATGACAACAACAAAAATACTCTTGCTGATGAACTTGTCTTTGAAACTGTTAACAacaatacacaaataaattcaaatgagAACAACAAAAATACTCTTGCTGATGAACTTGTCTTTGAAACTGTTAACAacaatacacaaataaattcaaatgagAACAACAAAAATACTCTTGCTGATGAACTTGTCCTTGAAAATCTACATGAGACCCCCACACTGCATCATGATGAGGCTCAATGGAAACCCTCACAACAACCAAAACaacttgaaacaaatgaaactaTTGATTTTGATCTCAATGACACAGCTATGGTTGATAAACTTTTCCCGAGTTACCCACGATTTCCTCGTATCTCAATCCCTGCAGATACTGTAATGCTCTTTGATGAGGAATTGATCAGAAAATCAACAATTGGTATTGCAGAAGACAGAGAACAAAGTATTGTGAAGACAGCAGAATGTTTGGACAGGACAAGTGATCATGGCTCTATAAAAACTGaagtagatgatgatgatgatgtagtGTTTGTCGGGGAGAAGACAATTCAGCCCACACCAACTGAAAAATCTGTAATCCGTGTCAGGTCACCAAATTTCTTGGGGATTGACTCCTGTGGTCGCATGGACAATGCTTTACAACAAAATAATGATTGTTCCAGCGAAGATGATCCAGGTAAAATTTCTAGAAATAAGAGTACCAGTAATCAATGGTATGAAGTGAAGATTCGGCTGAAACTTCCAGAAACAACTGAGGAAACTCCAAATGTTGAGATTGAGCATACAACTTCAACGTTAGCATTCCCAGTGTCTGCAACTAATATAAATATTCTTGATAACCCTCCAACTTACAACTACTCAGCTGCACAATACTCCGGTGGTAGAACAAACAACAAACAGCCAAATCAACAATCACTCAACCAGCATAATCCGTTCAGTATGGATGAAGATGCCAACAAATGGTCACAATTGCCACCAGGCCTAACAAGACAAGAATTCAATGTTTGGGCTACTCAACCATTCAGTGAGGCATCACCAGCTATATCAGTAAATCAACAAAAACCTTCAACGGATTTCAGCAATAGTCAGCAGCTATTGAGGCCCACATACAGTGGGACACCACCAGCAACTCCAATAAATCAGCAAAGGCCGTCAGCAGATTTCAGCAATAGTCAGCAGTTATCAAGGCCCACATACAGTGGGGCACCACCAGCAATATCATTAAATCAGCAAAGGCCCCCAGCAGATTTCAGCAATAGTCAGCAGCTGTCAAGGCCCACTTACAGTGGGTCACCACCTGAAATATCAGTAAATCAACAAAGGCCTTCAACAGATTTCAGCAATAGTCAGCAGCTATCAAGGCCCACATACAGTGGGGCACCACTAGAAATACCAGTAGATCAACAAAGGCCTTCAACAGATTTTAGCAATAGTCAGCCATTATTAAGGCCCACATACAGCGGAACACTACCAGCAACTCCAATAAATCAGCAAAGGCCTTTAACAGATTTCAGCAATAGTCAGCAGCTATCAAGGCCCACATACAGTACGGCACCACCAGCAATACCAGTGAATCAACAAAGGCCTTCAACAGATATCAGCAATAGGCAGCAGTTATCAAGGCCTACATACAGTGGGGCACCACCAGCAATACCATTAAATCAGCAAAGGCCTCCAGCAGATTTCAGCAATAGTAAGCCATTATCAAGGCCTACATACAGTGGGGCCCCACCAGCAATACAAATGAATCAGCAAAGGCCTTTAACAGATTTCAGCAATAGTCAGCCATTATCAAGGCCCACAAACAGTGGAGCACCACCAGAAATACCAGTAAATCAACAAACGCCTTCAACAGATTTTAGCAATAGTCAGCCATTATTAAGGCCCACATACAGTGGAACACTACCAGCAACTCCAATAAATCAACAAACGCCTTCAACAGATTTTAGCAATAGTCAGCCATTATTAAGGCCCACATACAGTGGAACACTACCAGCAACTCCAATAAATCAGCAAAGGCCTCCAGCAGATTTCAGCAATAGTCAGCAGTTATCAAGGCCTACATACAGTGGTGCCCCACCAGCAATACAATTGAATCAGCAAAGGCCTTTAACAGATTTCAGCAATAGTCAGCAGCTATCAAGGCCCACATACAGTACGGCACCACCAGCAATACCAGTAAATCAACAAAGGCCTTCAACAGATATCAGCAATAGGCAGCAGTTATCAAGGCCTACATACAGTAGGGCACCACCAGCAATACCAGTAAATCAACAAAGGCCTTCAACAGTTATCAGCAATAGTCAGCAGCTATCAAGGCCCACATACAGTGGGGCACCACCAGCAATACCAGTAAATCAACAAAGGCCTTCAACAGATATCAGCAATAGGCAGCAGTTATCAAGGCCTACATATAGTGGGGCCCCACCAGCAATACCAGTAAATCAGCAAATGCCTTTAACAGATTTCAGCAATATTCAGCAGTTATCAAGGCCCACATACAGTGAAGCACCACCAGAAATACCAGTAAATCAGCAAAGGCCTTTAACAATTTTCAGCAATTGTCAGCAGTTATCAAGACCCACATACATTGGGGCACCACCAGAAATACCAGTAAATCAGCAAAGGCATTCAGCAGGTATCAGCAATTGTCAGCAGTTATCAAGGCCCACATACAGTGGGGCACAACCAGCAATACCAGTAAATTTGCAAAGGTCTTCATCAGATATCAGCAATTGTCAGCCGTTTTCAAATCCCACACACAGTGGGGCACCACCACCAATACTGCCAGCTGAGAATGTTGAGAATTTTCTGGGAGGAATTCAGGTGCAATCTAAACTACCAGACCTTTCTGAGGACCCAAACCTATCAGAATTACTCGATTCAATGCTTGAAATCAATCCAGTATCAAATATG ATATACAGCAACCATGGTGAGCATTTGCCTACAAGAGGCATTAGGGGCGCCAGTAGGAGAGCAAGAGGCAGTAGAGGGGCCAGATCTGCGAGAGGCACTAGAGGTGCCAGAGGCACTAGAGGTGTCAGGGGCACTAGGGGTGCCAGAGGCACTAGAGGTGCCTCAATTGCAACATTTGCCT AG
- the LOC111064544 gene encoding dual specificity protein kinase splA isoform X3, with amino-acid sequence MLTPFTSYLSSSRKDPPQQEDMDEKLQRLCLVHLVKLTDRQIRKWKRSKSQVPCLKVQIPMHRLKWRINRRIQKKLEELFGYDDEFPFSTLVPEPVNNNTKINSNDNNKNTLADELVFETVNNNTQINSNDNNKNTLADELVFETVNNNTQINSNENNKNTLADELVFETVNNNTQINSNENNKNTLADELVLENLHETPTLHHDEAQWKPSQQPKQLETNETIDFDLNDTAMVDKLFPSYPRFPRISIPADTVMLFDEELIRKSTIGIAEDREQSIVKTAECLDRTSDHGSIKTEVDDDDDVVFVGEKTIQPTPTEKSVIRVRSPNFLGIDSCGRMDNALQQNNDCSSEDDPGKISRNKSTSNQWYEVKIRLKLPETTEETPNVEIEHTTSTLAFPVSATNINILDNPPTYNYSAAQYSGGRTNNKQPNQQSLNQHNPFSMDEDANKWSQLPPGLTRQEFNVWATQPFSEASPAISVNQQKPSTDFSNSQQLLRPTYSGTPPATPINQQRPSADFSNSQQLSRPTYSGAPPAISLNQQRPPADFSNSQQLSRPTYSGSPPEISVNQQRPSTDFSNSQQLSRPTYSGAPLEIPVDQQRPSTDFSNSQPLLRPTYSGTLPATPINQQRPLTDFSNSQQLSRPTYSTAPPAIPVNQQRPSTDISNRQQLSRPTYSGAPPAIPLNQQRPPADFSNSKPLSRPTYSGAPPAIQMNQQRPLTDFSNSQPLSRPTNSGAPPEIPVNQQTPSTDFSNSQPLLRPTYSGTLPATPINQQTPSTDFSNSQPLLRPTYSGTLPATPINQQRPPADFSNSQQLSRPTYSGAPPAIQLNQQRPLTDFSNSQQLSRPTYSTAPPAIPVNQQRPSTDISNRQQLSRPTYSRAPPAIPVNQQRPSTVISNSQQLSRPTYSGAPPAIPVNQQRPSTDISNRQQLSRPTYSGAPPAIPVNQQMPLTDFSNIQQLSRPTYSEAPPEIPVNQQRPLTIFSNCQQLSRPTYIGAPPEIPVNQQRHSAGISNCQQLSRPTYSGAQPAIPVNLQRSSSDISNCQPFSNPTHSGAPPPILPAENVENFLGGIQVQSKLPDLSEDPNLSELLDSMLEINPVSNMIYSNHGEHLPTRGIRGASRRARGSRGARSARGTRGARGTRGVRGTRGARGTRGASIATFACTSSDSSCYQHSADSADQQPFTSITNNYWYGGYPHNNNT; translated from the exons ATGTTAACTCCTTTTACATCATACTTAT CATCATCCAGGAAGGATCCACCGCAACAAGAAGATATGGATGAAAAGTTGCAGAGGCTCTGTCTAGTCCATTTGGTCAAACTTACCGACCGTCAAATAAGAAAGTG GAAAAGATCCAAAAGTCAAGTGCCATGTTTGAAAGTACAGATACCAATGCATAGATTAAAATGGAGAATAAACAGAAGAATTCagaaaaaacttgaagaattgtTTGGATATGATGATGAATTCCCATTTTCAACACTTGTGCCAGAACCTGTTAAcaacaatacaaaaataaattcaaatgacAACAACAAAAATACTCTTGCTGATGAACTTGTCTTTGAAACTGTTAACAACAATACACAGATAAATTCAAATGACAACAACAAAAATACTCTTGCTGATGAACTTGTCTTTGAAACTGTTAACAacaatacacaaataaattcaaatgagAACAACAAAAATACTCTTGCTGATGAACTTGTCTTTGAAACTGTTAACAacaatacacaaataaattcaaatgagAACAACAAAAATACTCTTGCTGATGAACTTGTCCTTGAAAATCTACATGAGACCCCCACACTGCATCATGATGAGGCTCAATGGAAACCCTCACAACAACCAAAACaacttgaaacaaatgaaactaTTGATTTTGATCTCAATGACACAGCTATGGTTGATAAACTTTTCCCGAGTTACCCACGATTTCCTCGTATCTCAATCCCTGCAGATACTGTAATGCTCTTTGATGAGGAATTGATCAGAAAATCAACAATTGGTATTGCAGAAGACAGAGAACAAAGTATTGTGAAGACAGCAGAATGTTTGGACAGGACAAGTGATCATGGCTCTATAAAAACTGaagtagatgatgatgatgatgtagtGTTTGTCGGGGAGAAGACAATTCAGCCCACACCAACTGAAAAATCTGTAATCCGTGTCAGGTCACCAAATTTCTTGGGGATTGACTCCTGTGGTCGCATGGACAATGCTTTACAACAAAATAATGATTGTTCCAGCGAAGATGATCCAGGTAAAATTTCTAGAAATAAGAGTACCAGTAATCAATGGTATGAAGTGAAGATTCGGCTGAAACTTCCAGAAACAACTGAGGAAACTCCAAATGTTGAGATTGAGCATACAACTTCAACGTTAGCATTCCCAGTGTCTGCAACTAATATAAATATTCTTGATAACCCTCCAACTTACAACTACTCAGCTGCACAATACTCCGGTGGTAGAACAAACAACAAACAGCCAAATCAACAATCACTCAACCAGCATAATCCGTTCAGTATGGATGAAGATGCCAACAAATGGTCACAATTGCCACCAGGCCTAACAAGACAAGAATTCAATGTTTGGGCTACTCAACCATTCAGTGAGGCATCACCAGCTATATCAGTAAATCAACAAAAACCTTCAACGGATTTCAGCAATAGTCAGCAGCTATTGAGGCCCACATACAGTGGGACACCACCAGCAACTCCAATAAATCAGCAAAGGCCGTCAGCAGATTTCAGCAATAGTCAGCAGTTATCAAGGCCCACATACAGTGGGGCACCACCAGCAATATCATTAAATCAGCAAAGGCCCCCAGCAGATTTCAGCAATAGTCAGCAGCTGTCAAGGCCCACTTACAGTGGGTCACCACCTGAAATATCAGTAAATCAACAAAGGCCTTCAACAGATTTCAGCAATAGTCAGCAGCTATCAAGGCCCACATACAGTGGGGCACCACTAGAAATACCAGTAGATCAACAAAGGCCTTCAACAGATTTTAGCAATAGTCAGCCATTATTAAGGCCCACATACAGCGGAACACTACCAGCAACTCCAATAAATCAGCAAAGGCCTTTAACAGATTTCAGCAATAGTCAGCAGCTATCAAGGCCCACATACAGTACGGCACCACCAGCAATACCAGTGAATCAACAAAGGCCTTCAACAGATATCAGCAATAGGCAGCAGTTATCAAGGCCTACATACAGTGGGGCACCACCAGCAATACCATTAAATCAGCAAAGGCCTCCAGCAGATTTCAGCAATAGTAAGCCATTATCAAGGCCTACATACAGTGGGGCCCCACCAGCAATACAAATGAATCAGCAAAGGCCTTTAACAGATTTCAGCAATAGTCAGCCATTATCAAGGCCCACAAACAGTGGAGCACCACCAGAAATACCAGTAAATCAACAAACGCCTTCAACAGATTTTAGCAATAGTCAGCCATTATTAAGGCCCACATACAGTGGAACACTACCAGCAACTCCAATAAATCAACAAACGCCTTCAACAGATTTTAGCAATAGTCAGCCATTATTAAGGCCCACATACAGTGGAACACTACCAGCAACTCCAATAAATCAGCAAAGGCCTCCAGCAGATTTCAGCAATAGTCAGCAGTTATCAAGGCCTACATACAGTGGTGCCCCACCAGCAATACAATTGAATCAGCAAAGGCCTTTAACAGATTTCAGCAATAGTCAGCAGCTATCAAGGCCCACATACAGTACGGCACCACCAGCAATACCAGTAAATCAACAAAGGCCTTCAACAGATATCAGCAATAGGCAGCAGTTATCAAGGCCTACATACAGTAGGGCACCACCAGCAATACCAGTAAATCAACAAAGGCCTTCAACAGTTATCAGCAATAGTCAGCAGCTATCAAGGCCCACATACAGTGGGGCACCACCAGCAATACCAGTAAATCAACAAAGGCCTTCAACAGATATCAGCAATAGGCAGCAGTTATCAAGGCCTACATATAGTGGGGCCCCACCAGCAATACCAGTAAATCAGCAAATGCCTTTAACAGATTTCAGCAATATTCAGCAGTTATCAAGGCCCACATACAGTGAAGCACCACCAGAAATACCAGTAAATCAGCAAAGGCCTTTAACAATTTTCAGCAATTGTCAGCAGTTATCAAGACCCACATACATTGGGGCACCACCAGAAATACCAGTAAATCAGCAAAGGCATTCAGCAGGTATCAGCAATTGTCAGCAGTTATCAAGGCCCACATACAGTGGGGCACAACCAGCAATACCAGTAAATTTGCAAAGGTCTTCATCAGATATCAGCAATTGTCAGCCGTTTTCAAATCCCACACACAGTGGGGCACCACCACCAATACTGCCAGCTGAGAATGTTGAGAATTTTCTGGGAGGAATTCAGGTGCAATCTAAACTACCAGACCTTTCTGAGGACCCAAACCTATCAGAATTACTCGATTCAATGCTTGAAATCAATCCAGTATCAAATATG ATATACAGCAACCATGGTGAGCATTTGCCTACAAGAGGCATTAGGGGCGCCAGTAGGAGAGCAAGAGGCAGTAGAGGGGCCAGATCTGCGAGAGGCACTAGAGGTGCCAGAGGCACTAGAGGTGTCAGGGGCACTAGGGGTGCCAGAGGCACTAGAGGTGCCTCAATTGCAACATTTGCCTGTACGTCAAGTGATTCCTCTTGCTACCAACATTCAGCTGATTCAGCTGACCAGCAACCATTCACT AGTATAACCAACAACTATTGGTATGGCGGATATCCACACAACAATAATACATGA